A window of the Henckelia pumila isolate YLH828 chromosome 3, ASM3356847v2, whole genome shotgun sequence genome harbors these coding sequences:
- the LOC140891034 gene encoding uncharacterized protein: MKVRMMLPMSIRCGACGNYIYKGTKFNSRKEDVIGETYLGIQILRFYFKCTNCSAEITYKTDPRNSDYLVESGATRNFEPWRAEDEATDEASRKRNFEGMGDAMKALENKTLDSKRDMDILAALEEIKSMKSRHASVSVDAMLEALQHSNEKKERILEEEDEAVVKSVFKGQREACAIRRIDEGDIDDNEDFLPPGNGETSSGFLKRRKQSQEQPSNSTDSLATTSAFENSNNKGKRSDIRVSIVKKIAALSTKAMKKEVAVAMKKEVAAISTGWHLLCQQYESDKDDFC; encoded by the exons ATGAAGGTCCGCATGATGCTGCCTATGAGCATTCGCTGCGGCGCCTGTGGGAACTACATATACAAAGGAACCAAATTCAATTCCCGCAAGGAAGATGTCATTGGAGAG ACATATTTGGGAATCCAAATTTTGAGGTTCTATTTTAAATGCACAAATTGTTCAGCTGAAATAACTTACAAGACCGATCCACGGAATTCTGATTATCTTGTTGAATCGGGTGCAACAAGAAATTTTGAACCTTGGCGAGCTGAAGATGAG GCGACTGACGAAGCAagtagaaaaagaaattttgaaGGGATGGGAGATGCCATGAAAGCCTTGGAGAATAAAACTTTGGACTCCAAAAGGGACATGGATATTCTTGCTGCTTTGGAAGAGATTAAATCTATGAAG TCAAGACATGCAAGTGTTAGTGTAGATGCGATGCTTGAAGCTCTTCAACATTCCAACGAGAAAAAG GAACGTATCTTGGAAGAGGAAGATGAAGCTGTTGTAAAATCAGTATTTAAG GGACAAAGAGAGGCTTGTGCCATACGAAGAATTGACGAGGGAGATATCGATGATAATGAGGATTTTCTTCCGCCTGGTAATGGTGAAACCTCCTCAGGTTTCTTAAAG AGGAGAAAGCAATCCCAAGAACAACCTTCCAATTCAACCGATTCTTTGGCAACAACTAGTGCTTTTGAGAACTCAAATAACAAAG GTAAGAGGAGTGACATTAGAGTTTCTATTGTGAAGAAGATAGCTGCACTTTCCACCAAGGCTATGAAGAAAGAAGTTGCAGTGGCTATGAAGAAAGAAGTTGCAGCAATCAGTACTGGATGGCATTTGCTATGCCAACAGTATGAAAGTGATAAAGATGATTTTTGTTGA
- the LOC140888866 gene encoding uncharacterized protein: MKDNPKRLKSDKYCHFHKDKGHSTEDCYSLRTEIEKLIKRGYLKDFVSKSHHQQRDNKTYEDRRNREPPKNHEKKGKHNGDFHENMPTGGVIAVITGGPACGDSNRARKTLLRNASRGNQYPHPNQAQVMCEISKLSKEMTFTESDSEYPLVEHNDALVVSATISNFWVKKMLVDSGSSADIIFLNAFVKMGIDNAQLTPISTPLVGFFGEVVEALGEITLPLSLGSYPRRVTKMVKFLVVNASSAYNVILGHPSLNMFQAIGSTYHMKLKFPTSEGVGEAVGDSRLSRECHANILRDPANCKKRSRVDEISTQKRRHPQTDEPKNDRIHTIDSEVEKVKQLEATKALKRIEVTPGSPGRTLKIGTEMPAEVEQMITTFLRENADVFAWEGEPLPGIPHEYALHQLNVDTRMKSVKQKKRSFGAENNKHITAEVEKLVKTKYFRPVSYPEWLANVVLVPKPGDAYQGYNQIGLAPEDQEKASFITDQGIYCYEVMPFGLKNAGATYQRLLSSIWKISKNVLRKYKMKLNPEKCAFGVRGGKFLGYMVFQRGIEANPEKIKAILSMAPLKSIKGMQELAGRMAALNRFISRSADRGLPFFKVLRQGKGFRWTEECQHAFEDLKKYLVASPLLVKLRDGDTLLLYLAISTKSISAVLTVDREREHKPMYYISKVMQGAELRYTNIEKLALALVVAGRKLRPYFLSHQVVALTNHPLKRILSSPEASGRMTKWAIELSEYEIEYQPRPAIKAQVLADFIVEMETNGAGVSAPTWTIHVDGSSTSGGSGAGVLVESPQGDQF, encoded by the exons ATGAAAGACAACCCAAAGCGACTGAAATCTGACAAGTATTGCCACTTTCACAAAGACAAAGGACATTCTACCGAAGACTGTTATAGTTTGAGAACAGAAATAGAGAAGCTGATCAAACGTGGCTATTTAAAAGACTTCGTGAGTAAGTCTCACCACCAACAACGAGACAACAAGACTTATGAAGACCGCCGAAACAGAGAACCCCCAAAGAATCATGAGAAGAAAGGAAAGCATAATGGAGATTTCCATGAGAACATGCCGACTGGAGGGGTTATCGCTGTTATAACAGGGGGACCAGCTTGCGGAGATTCAAATAGAGCAAGGAAGACTCTTTTGCGTAATGCTTCTAGGGGGAATCAATATCCTCACCCTAACCAAGCCCAAGTCATGTGTGAAATATCAAAACTATCAAAAGAAATGACATTCACTGAGTCAGATAGTGAATACCCTTTAGTTGAGCACAATGACGCATTGGTTGTCTCCGCTACAATATCCAACTTCTGGGTGAAAAAGATGCTGGTTGACTCAGGCAGTTCAGCAGATATCATTTTTCTTAATGCATTTGTTAAAATGGGGATAGACAATGCACAACTAACGCCCATCAGCACCCCTTTAGTTGGATTTTTTGGAGAAGTAGTGGAAGCACTAGGAGAGATCACACTTCCTCTCTCGCTAGGATCGTATCCGAGAAGAGTTACAAAAATGGTAAAGTTCTTGGTAGTAAATGCATCCTCTGCATATAACGTGATACTGGGGCACCCGAGTCTAAATATGTTCCAAGCCATAGGATCAACCTATCATATGAAGTTGAAGTTTCCAACGTCAGAAGGAGTTGGAGAGGCTGTTGGTGATAGCAGGTTGTCTAGGGAGTGTCATGCTAACATCCTGCGAGACCCAGCCAATTGCAAGAAAAGGTCAAGGGTGGACGAGATATCAACTCAGAAGAGAAGGCATCCACAGACAGATGAGCCCAAAAATGATAGAATACATACTATCGATAGTGAAGTCGAGAAAGTAAAACAATTAGAGGCAACCAAAGCGCTCAAAAGAATAGAGGTAACTCCAGGAAGTCCCGGTAGAACTCTTAAGATTGGAACGGAGATGCCTGCTGAAGTAGAACAGATGATAACAACGTTCCTCAGGGAAAATGCAGATGTATTCGCCTGGGAAGGTGAACCCTTACCAGGAATACCTCATGAGTATGCCCTCCATCAACTTAATGTGGACACCAGGATGAAGTCAGTAAAGCAAAAGAAACGATCTTTTGGAGCAGAAAATAACAAACATATTacggctgaagtagaaaaactGGTGAAGACCAAGTATTTCAGGCCAGTCTCCTATCCCGAATGGCTAGCAAATGTGGTGCTTGTTCCCAAACCCGGAG ATGCTTACCAAGGGTACAATCAGATAGGTTTAGCTcctgaagatcaagaaaaagcAAGCTTCATTACTGATCAAGGTATCTATTGCTATGAAGTAATGCCTTTTGGGTTGAAAAATGCTGGAGCCACGTATCAAAGATTG CTCTCAAGCATATGGAAGATCTCAAAGAATGTTTTGAGGAAATACAAAATGAAGTTAAACCCCGAAAAATGTGCTTTTGGGGTTCGAGGAGGAAAATTCTTAGGATACATGGTTTTCCAGCGAGGAATAGAGGCGAACCCTGAGAAAATTAAAGCAATCCTAAGCATGGCGCCCCTCAAGAGCATAAAAGGGATGCAGGAGTTAGCAGGAAGGATGGCCGCCTTGAACCGTTTTATTTCTAGATCGGCTGACAGAGGATTGCCATTCTTCAAAGTCCTAAGGCAGGGAAAAGGTTTTCGTTGGACCGAAGAATGTCAGCATGCTTTCGAAGACTTAAAAAAGTACTTAGTGGCATCACCATTGCTCGTGAAACTAAGAGACGGAGATACCCTTTTACTCTACTTGGCAATATCGACTAAATCAATCAGCGCAGTTCTGACGGTGGACAGGGAACGAGAACATAAACCCATGTACTACATAAGCAAAGTAATGCAAGGCGCCGAGCTCCGATACACTAACATCGAGAAGTTGGCCTTAGCATTAGTAGTGGCAGGAAGAAAGCTGCGTCCCTACTTTTTATCCCACCAGGTGGTCGCCCTAACAAATCACCCTTTGAAGAGAATATTGTCCAGCCCAGAGGCGTCTGGAAGGATGACCAAATGGGCCATCGAGCTAAGTGAGTATGAGATTGAATATCAGCCACGCCCCGCCATTAAAGCACAAGTTCTAGCAGACTTCATAGTAGAAATGGAAACCAATGGCGCAGGAGTTTCAGCTCCCACTTGGACGATCCACGTAGATGGATCCTCCACGTCCGGAGGGAGTGGAGCTGGAGTGTTAGTAGAGAGTCCACAGGGAGATCAGTTCTAG
- the LOC140888868 gene encoding uncharacterized protein codes for MTPFSKIPMFSKKDFDDWKIRMQAHLSALDDDMWFVITDGPLDITKVNTAIALSGGGPQYIEKLRIEWTAEDKKKANLYNVAKDILYKTLDKNTFSKIKTCKIGKEIWEKFIQLCEGNEQTKENKLSVATQKFDNIKMRSGESMSEFDERVSSIVIELNGLGKTYPNREVILKVIRGLPKEWDVKTMAMRESKDLNKLELHDLFADLKAYEFELQTREEVSLPHN; via the coding sequence ATGACTCCATTCAGTAAGATTCCTATGTTCTCAAAGAAAGAttttgatgactggaaaattcgcatgcaagcACATTTATCAGCActagatgatgacatgtggtttgTCATCACTGACGGACCTCTTGATATTACAAAGGTTAATACTGCCATAGCCCTCTCCGGAGGTGGTCCTCAATACATTGAgaaacttagaattgaatggACTGCCGAAGACAAAAAGAAGGCAAACTTGTACAATGTGGCTAAGGATATCTTGTATAAAACTCTTGACAAGAATACCTTTAGCAAAATCAAGACGTGCAAAATTGGAAAAGAGATTTGGGAAAAGTTTATTCAACTTTGCGAGGGAAATGAACaaaccaaggaaaacaagctatCTGTAGCTACTCAAAAATTTGACAACATCAAAATGAGATCAGGAGAATCAATGTCAGAGTTTGACGAAAGAGTTAGCAGCATTGTTATTGAGCTCAACGGATTGGGGAAAACATATCCCAACAGGGAAGTTATCCTCAAAGTAATTCGAGGCCTTCCCAAAGAGTGGGATGTAAAAACAATGGCCATGAGAGAATCAAAAGATTTGAACAAATTAGAACTGCATGACCTGTTTGCAGATCTAAAAGCATATGAGTTCGAATTACAGACTCGAGAGGAAGTCAGTCTACCTCACAACTGA